A single region of the Bacillus cereus genome encodes:
- a CDS encoding NUDIX hydrolase, with amino-acid sequence MSSLAERTVKTEPIFDGRVIKVRVDEVVLPNGEMSKREIVNHPGAVAIIAITDEGKIVLVEQYRKALEKAIVEIPAGKLEPGEKPEVTAVRELEEETGYVCENMELITSFYTSPGFADEILYVYKATGLKQKENKAALDEDEFVELMEVSLEEAIDLMKDLRIHDAKTMFAVQYLQLQK; translated from the coding sequence ATGAGTAGTCTTGCAGAAAGAACAGTAAAAACTGAACCGATTTTTGATGGTAGAGTTATAAAAGTTCGTGTTGATGAAGTAGTATTACCAAATGGAGAAATGAGTAAACGTGAAATCGTAAATCACCCTGGGGCAGTTGCTATTATTGCTATTACTGATGAAGGGAAAATTGTACTTGTCGAGCAGTATCGTAAAGCTCTTGAAAAGGCAATTGTGGAAATCCCTGCTGGGAAGTTAGAACCTGGAGAAAAGCCAGAAGTAACAGCAGTTCGTGAATTAGAAGAAGAAACAGGATATGTATGTGAAAATATGGAGCTTATTACATCTTTTTATACATCACCTGGTTTTGCAGATGAGATTTTATATGTATATAAGGCGACAGGATTAAAACAAAAAGAAAATAAAGCAGCTTTAGATGAAGATGAATTTGTGGAGTTAATGGAAGTGTCATTAGAAGAAGCGATTGATCTTATGAAAGATCTTCGCATTCATGATGCGAAGACGATGTTCGCTGTGCAATATTTACAATTACAAAAATAA
- a CDS encoding GNAT family N-acetyltransferase: protein MKPLLLDFPTLFQTERLQVRKPFPGDGTEVYEAIQASLEDLLPWMPITAETEESAEELVREAHGQFLLRETLDFHLYDKVSGTFIGAITLKPENWDIPKFSLHFWLHSAYTKQGYMTEAVKGAIQFAFDKLGARRIEIRTDATNVNACNLAERLEFILEGTMENDFLAPDGSLRDARVYAKIN, encoded by the coding sequence TTGAAACCATTATTATTAGATTTTCCAACATTATTTCAAACTGAGCGCTTGCAAGTACGTAAGCCGTTTCCAGGTGACGGTACAGAAGTATATGAAGCAATCCAAGCTTCTCTAGAAGACTTATTACCGTGGATGCCAATTACAGCTGAAACAGAAGAGAGTGCGGAAGAACTTGTTCGCGAAGCTCACGGACAGTTTTTACTTCGTGAAACACTTGATTTTCACTTATACGATAAAGTATCTGGTACATTCATCGGAGCTATTACTCTTAAGCCTGAAAACTGGGACATTCCAAAGTTTTCACTTCACTTCTGGTTACATAGCGCCTATACAAAACAAGGCTATATGACAGAAGCTGTTAAAGGTGCGATTCAGTTCGCTTTTGATAAGCTAGGTGCTAGAAGAATTGAAATTCGTACTGATGCAACAAACGTGAACGCATGTAACTTAGCAGAACGTCTAGAATTTATTTTAGAAGGTACTATGGAAAATGATTTCCTAGCACCAGATGGTAGCTTACGCGATGCACGTGTATATGCAAAAATTAATTAA
- the deoB gene encoding phosphopentomutase — MNKYKRIFLVVMDSVGIGEAPDAEQFGDLGSDTIGHIAEHMNGLNMPNMVKLGLGNIREMKGISKVEKPLGYYTKMQEKSTGKDTMTGHWEIMGLYIDTPFQVFPEGFPKELLDELEEKTGRKIIGNKPASGTEILDELGQEQMETGSLIVYTSADSVLQIAAHEEVVPLDELYKICKIARELTLDEKYMVGRVIARPFVGEPGKFTRTPNRHDYALKPFGRTVMNELKDSDYDVIAIGKISDIYDGEGVTESLRTKSNMDGMDKLVDTLNMDFTGLSFLNLVDFDALFGHRRDPQGYGEALQEYDARLPEVFEKLKEDDLLLITADHGNDPIHPGTDHTREYVPLLAYSPSMKEGGQELALRQTFADIGATVAENFGVKMPEYGTSFLNELKK; from the coding sequence ATGAATAAATATAAACGTATTTTCCTAGTCGTGATGGACTCTGTGGGAATCGGTGAGGCACCTGATGCTGAGCAGTTTGGTGATTTAGGTTCTGATACAATTGGTCATATCGCTGAACATATGAATGGATTAAACATGCCAAACATGGTGAAATTAGGTCTTGGTAATATTCGTGAAATGAAAGGGATCTCTAAAGTAGAGAAACCGCTTGGATATTATACAAAAATGCAAGAGAAGTCTACCGGTAAAGATACAATGACAGGTCACTGGGAAATTATGGGCCTTTACATTGATACACCATTCCAAGTATTCCCTGAAGGATTCCCGAAAGAATTACTTGATGAATTAGAAGAAAAAACGGGCCGTAAAATTATCGGTAATAAGCCAGCTTCTGGAACAGAAATTCTTGATGAGCTTGGTCAAGAGCAAATGGAAACAGGCTCTTTAATCGTTTACACTTCTGCTGATAGTGTATTACAAATTGCAGCACACGAAGAAGTAGTGCCACTTGATGAGTTATATAAAATTTGTAAAATTGCCCGTGAACTAACGTTAGATGAGAAGTACATGGTAGGACGTGTTATCGCTCGTCCATTCGTTGGAGAACCAGGAAAATTCACACGTACACCAAATCGTCATGACTATGCATTAAAACCATTTGGTCGCACAGTAATGAATGAATTAAAAGATAGTGACTACGATGTAATTGCTATCGGTAAAATTTCTGATATTTATGATGGCGAAGGGGTAACGGAATCACTTCGTACGAAGTCTAACATGGATGGAATGGATAAGCTTGTAGATACATTAAACATGGACTTTACAGGTCTTAGCTTCTTAAACTTAGTTGACTTTGATGCATTATTCGGTCACCGTCGTGATCCACAAGGATATGGAGAAGCTCTGCAAGAATATGATGCACGTCTTCCAGAAGTATTCGAAAAACTAAAAGAAGATGACCTATTATTAATTACAGCAGACCACGGTAATGATCCAATACATCCTGGTACTGATCATACACGTGAATATGTACCGTTATTAGCATATAGCCCAAGCATGAAAGAAGGCGGACAAGAATTAGCACTTCGTCAAACATTTGCTGATATTGGTGCAACTGTAGCAGAAAACTTCGGTGTGAAAATGCCAGAATACGGAACAAGCTTTTTAAACGAGCTAAAGAAATAG
- the xerD gene encoding site-specific tyrosine recombinase XerD, with amino-acid sequence MEDQLKDFIHYMIVEKGLAKNTVVSYERDLKSYVKYLQNVEQTKTFHEVTRIHIVNFLQYLKENGKSSKTLARHIASIRSFHQFLLRERAVEHDPSVHIETPQGERKLPKVLSIDEVEALLQTPKAVSAFGIRDKAMLELLYATGLRVSELIALNLEDVHLTMGFVRCIGKGNKERIIPLGSLATEAIQRYIEKGRRELMGKKAVDALFLNHHGNRLSRQGFWKILKRLAKEANIEKELTPHTLRHSFATHLLENGADLRAVQEMLGHADISTTQIYTHVSKTRLKDVYKQFHPRA; translated from the coding sequence TTGGAAGATCAATTAAAAGATTTTATTCATTATATGATTGTTGAAAAAGGGTTAGCGAAAAATACAGTTGTATCTTATGAACGTGATTTGAAAAGCTATGTGAAGTATTTGCAAAATGTAGAACAGACGAAGACATTTCATGAAGTGACGCGTATACACATTGTTAACTTTTTGCAGTATTTAAAAGAAAACGGAAAATCTTCAAAAACATTGGCACGTCATATTGCATCGATTCGTTCGTTTCACCAATTTTTACTTCGTGAACGAGCGGTGGAGCATGACCCATCGGTACATATTGAAACGCCGCAAGGGGAACGGAAATTACCAAAAGTATTATCGATTGACGAAGTAGAAGCATTACTTCAGACTCCGAAAGCGGTGAGTGCTTTTGGGATTCGTGATAAGGCAATGTTGGAGTTATTGTATGCAACAGGACTTCGTGTTTCAGAATTAATTGCATTAAATTTAGAAGATGTACACTTGACTATGGGATTTGTCCGCTGTATAGGGAAAGGGAATAAAGAAAGAATTATTCCATTAGGAAGCTTAGCAACGGAAGCAATTCAAAGGTATATTGAAAAAGGAAGAAGAGAACTGATGGGTAAAAAAGCAGTGGATGCACTCTTTTTAAACCATCATGGTAATCGATTATCAAGACAAGGGTTTTGGAAAATTTTAAAACGATTAGCGAAAGAAGCAAATATTGAAAAAGAGCTTACACCGCATACGTTGCGTCACTCGTTTGCTACGCATTTATTAGAAAATGGGGCAGACTTACGTGCCGTGCAAGAAATGCTTGGACATGCAGATATTTCAACAACGCAAATCTATACGCATGTTTCAAAAACTAGATTAAAAGATGTATATAAACAGTTTCATCCGAGAGCATAG
- a CDS encoding FixH family protein, whose product MMKKLIMTLFIAMLALAGCNTNKEEAKKEPKKEQKLEAVEVAVQTNPKEIKPGEKTEVQALVTQGKEKVTDADDVKFEIWKTGDEKHEMLDGKHKGKGVYAVEKTFETDGVYHIIAHTNAREMHVMPGVKVAVGNAKVEDAKKENSDHSAGHGDHKSDTMIHLMAGDIKANAESTMKVHLKQKEEALTGAEVQLEIWKDGVEKHEFIPAKEGNKGEYESKHTFKENGAYKVKVHVRKGELHEHKEETVEVK is encoded by the coding sequence ATGATGAAAAAACTTATTATGACGCTATTTATCGCGATGCTAGCATTGGCTGGCTGTAATACAAACAAAGAAGAAGCGAAAAAAGAACCGAAAAAAGAACAGAAACTTGAAGCTGTAGAAGTAGCAGTTCAAACGAATCCGAAGGAAATTAAACCTGGTGAAAAAACAGAAGTACAAGCACTTGTTACACAAGGAAAAGAAAAAGTAACAGATGCTGATGATGTAAAGTTTGAAATTTGGAAAACAGGCGACGAAAAACACGAGATGTTAGATGGTAAGCATAAAGGAAAAGGTGTTTATGCGGTAGAGAAAACGTTCGAAACTGATGGAGTATATCATATTATTGCTCATACAAATGCACGTGAAATGCATGTTATGCCGGGAGTAAAAGTGGCTGTGGGAAATGCGAAAGTTGAAGATGCGAAAAAAGAAAATAGCGATCACAGTGCAGGACACGGCGATCATAAAAGTGACACAATGATTCACCTTATGGCTGGTGACATAAAAGCAAATGCTGAATCAACAATGAAAGTTCATTTAAAACAAAAAGAAGAAGCACTAACTGGTGCTGAAGTACAACTTGAAATTTGGAAAGACGGCGTTGAAAAGCATGAATTTATTCCAGCAAAAGAGGGGAATAAAGGCGAATATGAAAGTAAGCATACTTTCAAAGAGAATGGTGCTTATAAAGTGAAAGTTCATGTAAGAAAAGGCGAACTACATGAACACAAAGAAGAAACAGTAGAAGTAAAATAA
- the corA gene encoding magnesium/cobalt transporter CorA — translation MGEIMIRICAITKKNEVLYDVSLEDTKKENIVWYWLDLYKPTKEEYTYILQDHFKFHPLAIEDCVEYVQRPKVDFYDGYNFLVLHAFGEDGLEPHEIDLFVSDRYIVSFHFSHNNAIERVWKTLGEKKRIKKSPLNVAHTIIDQIVDDYFAPVYYIEDHLNAIDDNLTGETAGSVLEEVFDIRADLSKLRRTIIPMRDLLYRILNSTRFYGISDHEIYFKDIHDHLLKLTEMIEASRELTADIRDSYFSLNSHHMNNIMKTLTVFSTIFMPLTFIAGVYGMNFSHMPELGGKYSYFICLLIMALIGGGMMAWFYKKGWFK, via the coding sequence ATGGGTGAAATTATGATTAGAATTTGTGCAATAACGAAAAAAAATGAAGTTTTATATGATGTTTCGCTGGAAGACACGAAAAAAGAAAACATCGTATGGTATTGGCTTGATTTATATAAGCCGACGAAAGAGGAGTATACATATATTTTACAAGATCACTTCAAGTTCCATCCCCTTGCGATTGAAGATTGTGTAGAGTATGTACAGAGACCAAAGGTAGATTTTTATGATGGATATAACTTTTTAGTTCTCCATGCATTCGGAGAAGACGGATTAGAACCGCATGAAATCGATTTATTTGTTAGTGATCGATATATAGTCTCTTTCCACTTCTCTCATAATAATGCGATTGAAAGAGTATGGAAAACGCTCGGTGAGAAAAAACGTATTAAGAAGAGCCCTTTAAATGTAGCACATACAATTATTGACCAAATTGTAGATGATTATTTCGCACCTGTTTATTACATTGAAGACCATTTAAATGCAATTGATGATAATTTAACGGGTGAGACAGCAGGAAGTGTGCTAGAAGAGGTATTTGATATTCGTGCAGATTTATCTAAACTAAGGCGTACGATTATTCCGATGCGTGATTTATTGTACCGCATTTTAAATTCAACTCGTTTTTACGGTATAAGCGATCATGAAATTTATTTTAAAGATATACATGATCATTTGCTTAAACTGACAGAGATGATTGAAGCAAGCCGTGAATTAACAGCAGATATTCGAGATAGTTACTTTTCACTGAATTCCCACCATATGAACAATATTATGAAAACATTAACTGTTTTCTCAACTATTTTCATGCCGTTAACATTTATTGCAGGGGTATACGGCATGAACTTTTCACATATGCCAGAGCTTGGCGGGAAGTATAGTTACTTTATTTGTCTATTAATTATGGCGTTAATTGGCGGGGGCATGATGGCTTGGTTTTATAAAAAAGGTTGGTTTAAGTAA
- a CDS encoding pyrimidine-nucleoside phosphorylase: protein MRMVDLIAKKRDGQALTTEEINFIVEGYTNGDIPDYQVSSLAMAIFFQDMNDQERADLTMAMVNSGDTIDLSAIEGVKVDKHSTGGVGDTTTLVLGPLVAALGVPVAKMSGRGLGHTGGTIDKLEAVPGFHVEIENDEFMRLVNENKIAVIGQSGNLTPADKKLYALRDVTATVNSIPLIASSIMSKKIAAGADAIVLDVKTGAGAFMKTDEDAKRLAEAMVRIGNNVGRNTMAVISDMSQPLGEAIGNALEVQEAIDTLQGKGPKDLEELCLTLGSQMVYLAGQASSLEDAREKLIEVMNNGKALESFKTFLSAQGGDASVVDDPSKLPQAQFKIEVEAKEDGYVSEIVADEIGTAAMLLGAGRATKESEIDLAVGLMLRKKVGDSVKKGDSLVTIYANRENVEDVKAKIYENMKIAKDHVDTPTLVHGIVTK from the coding sequence ATGAGAATGGTGGACCTAATTGCAAAAAAACGTGATGGACAAGCATTAACGACAGAAGAAATTAACTTTATTGTTGAAGGATATACAAATGGTGATATTCCTGATTATCAAGTAAGTTCACTTGCAATGGCAATTTTCTTCCAAGATATGAATGATCAAGAACGTGCGGATTTAACGATGGCAATGGTAAATAGCGGTGATACAATTGATTTATCAGCCATTGAAGGGGTAAAAGTAGATAAGCATTCAACAGGTGGTGTTGGTGATACAACGACACTTGTATTAGGTCCACTAGTAGCTGCTTTAGGTGTACCAGTAGCGAAAATGTCTGGACGTGGTTTAGGACATACTGGTGGTACAATTGATAAATTAGAAGCAGTTCCAGGATTCCATGTGGAAATTGAAAATGATGAATTCATGCGTCTTGTAAATGAAAATAAAATTGCTGTTATCGGCCAAAGTGGAAACTTAACACCTGCTGATAAAAAGTTATATGCACTTCGTGATGTAACGGCAACAGTAAACTCAATTCCGCTTATTGCAAGCTCGATTATGAGTAAAAAAATTGCTGCTGGTGCAGATGCAATTGTTCTTGATGTAAAAACTGGAGCAGGAGCATTTATGAAAACGGATGAAGATGCAAAACGTTTAGCTGAAGCAATGGTACGAATCGGTAATAACGTTGGTCGTAATACGATGGCGGTTATTTCTGATATGAGTCAGCCGCTTGGTGAAGCAATTGGTAACGCATTAGAAGTACAAGAAGCAATTGATACATTACAAGGTAAAGGACCGAAAGATTTAGAAGAGTTATGTTTAACGCTTGGCAGTCAGATGGTGTACCTTGCTGGACAAGCTTCATCTTTAGAAGATGCGCGTGAAAAGTTAATTGAAGTAATGAACAATGGTAAAGCGCTAGAATCATTTAAAACGTTCTTATCAGCGCAAGGCGGCGATGCATCTGTTGTTGATGATCCTTCTAAATTGCCACAAGCACAATTTAAAATTGAAGTGGAAGCGAAAGAAGACGGTTACGTATCGGAAATCGTTGCAGATGAAATCGGAACAGCAGCAATGCTTTTAGGAGCAGGGCGTGCAACGAAAGAGTCTGAAATTGATTTAGCAGTTGGTCTAATGCTTCGCAAAAAAGTAGGCGATAGCGTGAAAAAAGGTGACTCTCTTGTTACAATTTACGCAAACCGCGAAAATGTTGAAGATGTAAAAGCGAAAATTTATGAGAACATGAAAATCGCTAAAGACCATGTAGATACGCCGACACTAGTGCACGGCATCGTTACTAAATAA
- a CDS encoding NCS2 family permease: MKGILERTFKLDLHQTSPKQEVLAGVTSFFTIVYIMIVNASILSDAGIPLEAGILATVFSSFVGCLLMAFWANAPAILVPGMGVNAFFTYTAVHTLGLAWQEALAAVFIAGIIFAIAAFTPIARVLSVSIPKSLKEAITVGIGLFLAFIGLQKGGLVVSHPNTAVAMGKLSSPVVLATLLTLIVALVLFVRNVRGNFLWTIAIGTGIAWLFGLVDTSQVGNSSFSFANYGDVFGAMSFGKLSSLPFWIATFSLSMVLIFENMGLLHGLLEDDRKFPRAYQANAISAMTCGLFGTSPTVSTVESAAGITAGGKTGLTSIVTGLLFFASLFALPFVKLIPDSAIAPILIIIGGLMITSIQQIPLNDFSEGFPAFLIIVMIPLTYSIADGIAFGFIAYPILKVALGKRKEVAPSMYIITCLFLAMFVLHAIG; the protein is encoded by the coding sequence ATGAAAGGAATACTTGAAAGAACATTTAAATTAGACTTACACCAAACATCACCAAAACAAGAAGTTTTAGCTGGAGTTACGTCATTTTTCACAATTGTTTATATTATGATTGTAAATGCGTCAATCTTATCAGATGCCGGCATTCCTCTTGAAGCTGGAATTTTAGCAACTGTTTTTAGTTCATTTGTCGGATGTCTACTTATGGCATTTTGGGCAAATGCACCTGCTATTCTTGTCCCAGGTATGGGTGTAAATGCATTCTTCACGTACACTGCTGTGCACACGCTCGGTCTAGCTTGGCAAGAAGCATTAGCAGCTGTTTTTATCGCCGGTATTATTTTTGCAATTGCTGCTTTTACACCGATTGCTCGCGTGCTTTCGGTATCGATTCCAAAGTCATTAAAGGAAGCGATCACTGTCGGTATCGGGTTATTTTTAGCTTTCATCGGCTTGCAAAAAGGTGGTTTAGTCGTTTCGCATCCTAATACTGCTGTTGCAATGGGGAAATTAAGTAGTCCTGTCGTTCTTGCAACACTACTTACTCTTATTGTGGCACTTGTGCTATTTGTGCGTAATGTACGTGGAAACTTTTTATGGACGATTGCAATTGGAACTGGTATTGCATGGCTATTTGGCCTTGTTGATACGAGTCAAGTGGGCAATAGTTCGTTTTCATTCGCTAATTACGGCGATGTGTTTGGAGCTATGTCATTTGGGAAACTTTCTTCCTTACCATTTTGGATTGCAACATTCTCCTTAAGCATGGTGCTTATTTTTGAGAACATGGGACTACTGCACGGTTTATTAGAAGATGACCGTAAATTCCCACGTGCTTACCAAGCAAATGCAATTTCAGCAATGACATGTGGTCTATTTGGCACAAGCCCTACCGTTTCAACAGTAGAGAGTGCCGCGGGTATTACTGCAGGTGGAAAAACAGGTCTGACGTCTATCGTTACAGGGTTGTTATTCTTCGCGTCACTGTTTGCACTTCCGTTTGTCAAACTAATTCCTGATAGTGCCATTGCACCAATCTTAATTATTATTGGCGGCCTGATGATTACAAGCATTCAACAAATTCCTCTGAACGACTTTTCAGAAGGATTTCCAGCGTTTTTAATTATCGTTATGATTCCGCTCACATATAGTATCGCTGACGGCATTGCGTTCGGATTTATTGCTTATCCTATCTTGAAAGTTGCTCTTGGAAAGCGTAAAGAAGTCGCACCGTCCATGTATATCATTACATGCTTATTCTTAGCCATGTTCGTATTACACGCTATTGGCTAG
- the spoIIM gene encoding stage II sporulation protein M, translated as MWRKTWQDRVMSHIQENSSLYIFNAVLLLMGVIFGAILVNSLQINQKQDLSFYLQRFFGQVSKGEFAIAGEMFRESYFSQLKYIGFIWILGISIIGLPLIFILLFLKGVVVGFTVGFLVSQHGWNGLLLAFVSVLPQNLIIIPVFLVMTTIAASFSLRMIRHQFIRKITEPLLPLLIRYTCFFLVIGAVLAIASSIEAYASPVLMKEVVEAINKQ; from the coding sequence ATGTGGCGAAAAACTTGGCAAGACCGTGTAATGTCTCACATACAGGAAAACTCTTCATTATATATATTTAATGCTGTTTTATTATTGATGGGAGTAATATTTGGAGCGATTCTTGTGAATAGTTTACAAATAAACCAAAAGCAAGATTTATCATTTTATTTACAGCGTTTTTTTGGACAAGTTTCTAAAGGAGAATTTGCTATTGCGGGCGAAATGTTTCGAGAAAGTTACTTTTCGCAATTAAAATACATCGGCTTTATTTGGATTTTGGGGATTTCGATTATTGGGTTACCACTCATTTTTATTTTACTATTTTTGAAAGGAGTAGTTGTTGGATTTACAGTAGGTTTTTTAGTAAGTCAGCACGGATGGAATGGACTATTATTAGCATTTGTATCTGTATTACCACAAAATCTAATTATAATTCCTGTATTTCTCGTTATGACAACAATTGCTGCAAGCTTTTCTTTGAGAATGATTAGGCACCAATTTATCCGGAAAATAACCGAGCCACTATTACCGTTACTAATTCGCTATACATGCTTTTTTCTAGTGATTGGAGCGGTGTTAGCTATTGCTTCTAGTATCGAAGCATATGCATCACCAGTTTTAATGAAAGAAGTCGTGGAAGCTATTAATAAACAATAA
- a CDS encoding purine-nucleoside phosphorylase: protein MNRELITKSASYLKEKFQETPQVGLILGSGLGVLADEIENAVTVPYSEIPEFPVSTVEGHAGQLVFGTLQGVPVVAMQGRFHFYEGYDMQKVTFPVRVMKELGVETVVVTNAAGGVNTSFEPGDLMLISDHINFMGTNPLIGPNDSEMGVRFPDMSTSYTTELREMAKQVAADLNIKVQEGVYVGMTGPVYETPAEIRMLRTLGGDAVGMSTVPEVIVARHAGMKVLGISCISNMAAGILDQPLHHDEVIETTERVKANFLALVKAIVKQMKG, encoded by the coding sequence ATGAATCGTGAACTTATTACAAAATCAGCTTCATACTTAAAAGAGAAATTTCAAGAAACACCACAAGTAGGACTAATCCTTGGATCTGGACTAGGTGTATTAGCAGATGAAATCGAAAATGCGGTAACAGTGCCTTACAGCGAAATTCCTGAATTCCCAGTATCAACTGTAGAAGGACATGCAGGTCAACTAGTATTCGGTACACTTCAAGGTGTACCTGTAGTAGCAATGCAAGGACGTTTCCATTTCTACGAAGGATATGACATGCAAAAAGTAACATTCCCAGTTCGTGTTATGAAAGAACTAGGTGTAGAAACTGTTGTTGTAACGAACGCAGCTGGTGGTGTAAATACATCATTTGAACCAGGCGATCTTATGTTAATTTCAGACCACATTAACTTCATGGGTACGAATCCATTAATTGGACCAAATGATTCTGAAATGGGTGTACGTTTCCCTGATATGTCTACATCTTATACGACAGAACTTCGCGAAATGGCGAAACAAGTTGCAGCAGACTTAAACATTAAAGTACAAGAAGGTGTATATGTTGGAATGACAGGTCCTGTATATGAAACACCTGCTGAAATTCGTATGCTTCGTACACTTGGCGGAGATGCAGTTGGTATGTCAACAGTACCGGAAGTAATTGTAGCTCGTCATGCTGGTATGAAAGTACTTGGTATTTCTTGTATTTCAAATATGGCAGCTGGTATTTTAGATCAGCCACTTCACCATGATGAAGTAATTGAAACGACAGAACGTGTTAAAGCTAACTTCTTAGCATTAGTAAAAGCAATCGTAAAACAAATGAAGGGGTGA
- the mciZ gene encoding Z-ring formation inhibitor MciZ: MKVYILPNRVTLVGKAWQIRHKLKQYGKEYTTVQEWITANKK; the protein is encoded by the coding sequence ATGAAAGTTTATATTTTACCAAATCGCGTCACTTTAGTCGGCAAAGCGTGGCAAATTCGTCATAAGCTAAAACAATATGGAAAAGAGTATACAACTGTGCAAGAGTGGATTACAGCAAACAAAAAGTAA
- a CDS encoding Fur family transcriptional regulator → MEERIERIKKQLHAASYKLTPQREATVRVLLENEEDHLSAEDVYLLVKEKSPEIGLATVYRTLELLSELKVVDKINFGDGVSRYDLRQEGAQRFHHHLICTQCGAVQEIQEDLLGEVENKVERDWSFKVKDHRLTFHGICKSCQENETDEK, encoded by the coding sequence ATGGAAGAAAGAATTGAACGAATTAAGAAGCAATTACATGCAGCGAGCTATAAATTGACACCACAACGTGAAGCAACAGTTCGTGTGCTGCTAGAGAATGAAGAAGATCATTTAAGCGCAGAAGATGTATACCTCCTTGTAAAAGAAAAGTCGCCAGAGATCGGATTAGCAACCGTCTATAGAACTTTAGAGTTATTGTCTGAGTTAAAAGTTGTCGATAAGATTAACTTCGGAGACGGTGTTTCACGCTATGACTTACGCCAAGAAGGTGCACAGCGTTTCCACCACCATTTAATCTGTACACAATGCGGTGCTGTACAAGAAATACAAGAAGATTTACTTGGTGAAGTGGAGAATAAAGTAGAACGAGACTGGAGCTTTAAGGTGAAAGATCATCGTTTAACATTCCATGGGATTTGTAAAAGTTGTCAAGAAAATGAAACGGATGAAAAATAA
- a CDS encoding YqzK family protein, which translates to MRRALKLTFDGMKVFLLFTSCTILFYFAILWINEEYESYHRYEKPKEETVEKVSGNEEPAKDAFVNRMMFFYENGE; encoded by the coding sequence ATGCGCCGAGCTTTAAAATTAACTTTTGATGGGATGAAAGTATTTTTATTATTTACGAGTTGTACGATTTTGTTTTATTTCGCTATACTATGGATAAATGAAGAATATGAAAGTTACCATCGTTATGAAAAGCCAAAAGAAGAGACTGTAGAAAAAGTATCAGGGAATGAGGAGCCGGCAAAGGATGCTTTCGTAAATAGAATGATGTTTTTCTATGAAAATGGGGAGTAG